A DNA window from Scomber japonicus isolate fScoJap1 chromosome 14, fScoJap1.pri, whole genome shotgun sequence contains the following coding sequences:
- the LOC128372524 gene encoding cone cGMP-specific 3',5'-cyclic phosphodiesterase subunit alpha'-like has product MADKDTVEKFLDNNPQFAKEYYEKKVKADVITAAFNNQVQVKEPASYKDVTAIQEAEFIFELLKEMQGNNPMEKALHKILQRIALFIQADRCSYFSYRSRNGIPELNTVLFDVTHNSPYDRNIVNPNLEIVFPTDMGIVGYTAHSKKSLNIADVKKDSHFSDFVDKQTKYTTKCMLTAPLMSGKEPIGVIMALNKQGADQFSKGDQELFSKYVNFAMIVALHAHTANMWDVESRRSQVLLWSASKVFEELTDIERQFHKALYTVRIYLKCERYSVGLLDMTKEKEFFDEWSIKLGEQEPYKGPKTPDGREINFYKIIDYLLEDKEEIKVIPGPPADHWALVSGLPSYVAENGFICNMMNAAGDDYFTFQKEAVDETGWMIKNVLSLPIVNKKEEIVGVATFFNKKDGKPFDENDEQIAEALTQFLGWSTLNSDTYDNLNRTEWRKEISQEMLMYQTKATPKEVQTILNTEEKFGSAPEDCDQKEMYKLLRTSIPEAKNVELLEFRFSDFPLSEFELIKCGIRCFFELGVVEKFKVPAEILTRWMYTVCRGYRDITYHNWRHGFNVGQTMFTLLLTGKLKKYYSDLEAFAMVAAGFCHDIDHRGTNNLYQTKSLSPLAKLHSTSIMERHHLEYSKTLMEDENLNIFQNLQKRQFETVQHLFEICIIATDLALYFKKRTMFQKIVESVEGIPEEKEKINYISNNATRKEIIMAMMMTACDLSAITKPWEVQSKVALMVAAEFWEQGDLERTVLEQQPIPMMDRNHADELPKMQCGFIDFVCSFVYKEFSRFHTEITPMFDGLNINRGEWRALADVHEAKMKAIEDEKKKLEGGGQQDDDGKKSKTCVIC; this is encoded by the exons ATGGCAGACAAAGACACTGTAGAAAAGTTCCTCGACAACAACCCCCAGTTTGCTAAGGAGTACTATGAAAAGAAAGTCAAGGCAGATGTGATCACTGCTGCCTTCAACAACCAGGTCCAGGTTAAAGAACCAGCCTCTTACAAGGATGTCACTGCCATCCAGGAGGCTGAGTTCATATTCGAGCTCCTTAAGGAGATGCAAGGCAACAACCCGATGGAAAAAGCCCTGCATAAAATTCTCCAGAGAATTGCCCTGTTCATCCAGGCTGATCGTTGCAGCTACTTCAGCTACAGGTCTCGTAATGGAATACCTGAGCTGAACACCGTCCTCTTTGATGTGACGCACAATTCTCCGTATGACAGAAATATAGTGAACCCCAATTTAGAGATTGTTTTTCCCACTGACATGGGAATTGTTGGATATACGGCACACTCCAAGAAGTCTCTGAACATTGCTGATGTGAAGAAG GATTCTCACTTCAGTGACTTTGTGGATAAACAGACCAAATATACCACTAAATGCATGCTCACTGCTCCCCTTATGAGTGGAAAGGAACCCATTGGTGTCATTATGGCACTCAACAAACAGGGTGCTGATCAATTCTCAAAGGGGGATCAGGAG ctttttagtaaatatgtgaACTTTGCCATGATCGTGGCTCTCCATGCCCACACTGCTAACATGTGGGATGTAGAGTCCAGGAGAAGCCAG GTTTTGCTGTGGTCAGCCAGCAAAGTTTTTGAGGAGTTGACAGATATTGAGAGGCAATTTCACAAAGCCTTATACACAGTGAGGATATATCTCAAGTGTGAGAGATACTCTGTGGGACTCCTGGACATGACCAAAGAAAAG GAATTCTTTGATGAGTGGTCAATCAAACTAGGAGAACAGGAGCCATACAAGGGCCCAAAGACACCTGATGGCAGA GAAATCAACTTTTATAAGATTATTGACTACTTGCTTGAAGACAAAGAGGAGATTAAAGTTATCCC CGGCCCTCCTGCAGACCACTGGGCTCTGGTCAGCGGACTCCCTTCATATGTGGCTGAGAATGGATTT ATCTGTAATATGATGAATGCTGCAGGAgatgattattttacatttcag AAAGAAGCAGTGGATGAGACTGGATGGATGATTAAGAATGTCCTCTCCCTCCCTATCGTcaacaaaaaggaagaaattgTTGGTGTTGCCACTTTCTTCAACAAAAAAGATGGCAAACCATTCGATGAGAATGATGAACAAATCGCAGAA GCTCTAACTCAGTTCCTTGGCTGGTCCACTCTTAATAGCGACACATATGACAATCTCAACAGGACAGAGTGGCGCAAAGAGATTTCTCAGGAAATGCTCATGTACCAGACAAAGGCCACACCAAAAGAAGTGCAGACCATTCTG AACACTGAAGAGAAGTTTGGATCTGCACCAGAGGACTGTGACCAGAAGGAGATGTACAAATTGCTG AGAACCAGCATCCCTGAAGCCAAGAATGTGGAGCTGTTAGAGTTCCGCTTCAGCGACTTCCCCTTGTCAGAGTTTGAACTCATCAAGTGTGGCATCCGCTGCTTCTTTGAGCTGGGGGTGGTAGAGAAGTTCAAAGTCCCAGCAGAG ATCCTGACAAGATGGATGTACACCGTTTGCAGGGGATACCGTGACATCACCTACCACAACTGGAGGCACGGCTTCAATGTTGGACAAACCATGTTCACTCTGCTGCTA ACAGGTAAACTGAAGAAGTATTACTCTGATCTTGAGGCCTTTGCCATGGTTGCTGCTGGATTCTGTCATGATATTGACCACAGAGGAACCAATAATCTCTATCAGACAAA GAGTTTATCCCCACTGGCAAAACTGCACAGCACCTCAATTATGGAGCGACATCATCTTGAGTACAGTAAGACACTGATGGAGGATGAG AACCTGAACATCTTCCAAAACCTTCAGAAGCGTCAGTTTGAGACAGTGCAGCACTTGTTTGAAATTTGCATAATTGCCACTGATCTCGCACTCTATTTCAA gAAGCGAACAATGTTCCAAAAAATTGTGGAATCTGTAGAGGGTATacctgaggagaaagagaagatcAACTACATCTCCAACAATGCAACCAGGAAGGAAATTATCAT GGCAATGATGATGACAGCTTGTGACCTGTCAGCCATTACAAAGCCATGGGAGGTTCAGAGCAAG GTTGCTCTGATGGTGGCAGCAGAGTTTTGGGAGCAGGGAGACCTGGAAAGGACAGTTCTTGAGCAGCAGCCTATT CCAATGATGGATAGAAATCATGCTGATGAGCTACCCAAGATGCAGTGTGGTTTCATCGATTTTGTGTGCTCCTTTGTGTACAAG GAGTTTTCTCGCTTCCACACTGAGATCACCCCGATGTTTGATGGGTTGAACATTAACAGGGGAGAGTGGAGAGCTCTTGCAGATGTCCATGAAGCCAAGATGAAGGCTATTGAAGATGAGAAGAAAAAGCTGGAAGGTGGAGGTCAGCAAG ATGATGATGGCAAGAAGTCAAAGACATGTGTTATCTGCTAG
- the LOC128372525 gene encoding free fatty acid receptor 4-like — translation MDIKHRTHFLHLRNFTYFSFFSELRHSDHVATTIVETLVISTIFMISVAANAGAAALVTWERRLLASKTILTLNLFVADLLFVSMIPLIVAVRWTVSWTLGYAACHTVLYVVCMSGCVTITTLASISVERVQAILQLQTVPTLNPRMVTATLTFIWAFSALTCIPLSLFFTVMEVDFTEKERVHICTLKWPDTTGEIVWNVAFTALCFLLPGLTIVASYSKILQIAKSCKRRLQHRDSNSPVGDSIEYQVSRQDIRLFRTLLVLVLSFLIMWSPIFIITFFILARNFLGHLQVSSTTFFWVVTFTLANSALNPILYSVCQFKNSWRRLCCGSVVTPLRKGPQASPRAQGVHP, via the exons ATGGATATCAAGCATCGCACTCATTTTCTCCATTTGAGAAACTTCAcatatttttccttcttctctgaGCTGCGCCACTCCGATCATGTTGCCACCACTATTGTCGAGACATTGGTTATCTCCACTATCTTTATGATCTCAGTGGCAGCCAATGCAGGAGCAGCAGCCCTGGTTACCTGGGAACGCAGACTGCTGGCCAGCAAGACCATCCTGACCCTCAACTTGTTTGTGGCCGACCTGCTTTTTGTCAGCATGATCCCACTGATTGTGGCAGTACGGTGGACTGTATCCTGGACACTAGGGTATGCAGCCTgtcacactgtactgtatgtcgtCTGTATGAGTGGCTGTGTTACCATCACTACACTGGCCTCCATCAGTGTGGAGAGAGTCCAGGCTATCCTTCAGCTGCAGACTGTCCCCACTCTGAACCCCAGGATGGTGACGGCCACCCTCACCTTCATCTGGGCCTTTTCTGCACTCACTTGCATTCCTCTCAGTCTGTTCTTCACAGTGATGGAAGTGGATTTCACTGAGAAG GAACGTGTACACATCTGTACCCTCAAGTGGCCTGACACAACTGGAGAGATTGTGTGGAATGTAGCCTTTACGGCTCTGTGCTTCCTTCTGCCAGGACTCACCATTGTGGCCAGTTACAGCAAAATATTACAG ATTGCTAAAAGCTGTAAACGAAGGCTTCAACACAGAGACAGTAACTCCCCTGTTGGAGACTCAATTGAGTACCAAGTCTCCCGCCAGGATATTAGGCTGTTCCGCACTCTGCTGGTCCTTGTGCTCTCTTTCTTAATAATGTGGAGTCCTATTTTCATCATCACCTTCTTCATATTGGCAAGAAACTTCCTGGGCCACCTGCAGGTCTCCTCTACAACGTTCTTCTGGGTCGTAACATTCACACTGGCCAACTCAGCCCTCAATCCCATCCTCTACTCTGTTTGCCAGTTCAAAAACAGCTGGCGCAGGCTCTGCTGTGGCTCAGTTGTCACTCCGCTGAGAAAAGGGCCTCAAGCCAGCCCTCGGGCACAAGGGGTGCATCCATGA